The Salvelinus namaycush isolate Seneca chromosome 8, SaNama_1.0, whole genome shotgun sequence genome has a segment encoding these proteins:
- the si:ch211-106e7.2 gene encoding uncharacterized protein si:ch211-106e7.2 isoform X3, producing the protein MQTSTWPQSGPDRSVTGQSSSPQVTSGQLSGNPSTYSHQYGPVRPSVAYTLGREVGPAVPYTQGGECLPHSSQVTSVGYWSGQTQNQQAPTKEQALMATSPLLTSLLTNNAAAQSTGVTSQSGYHHTLPGRVNDAFKPTFQQGHGSLGVNSNNSQRLVQNGQGATIHCPSDINASLNTNCIYLQSPASGSQQLVLGRQEGSSSGTSAALAMGRSPNHVNHQWTVVSGKDSSRMAVQALHQGYPQTPNSLQSAQETSSVPSRTSPLSPTAYKQLLHLIQNQNNNNRTEMNRVQHGTPVQTDPSNHSQMYPFQPLTDSNNQVNLPNATVGQSMPMHNISQNPQYNVMHNPSLNNFQRYRPAGLTNPPQQNRLVSNCANMNSQAGAIENNAHHAPYPRPHIEGVSNLHYKAGGTYVLVSNTGPSSSVPNDSIQSSVEHTRESAPPPYPGQHSHGPVLNKTGHVVGAGAHSLQYIPNQGSAHTLHNKPKNAYVLISNTGPSSSVLNHGMQFSGQQNCESVPPSYPIRQGYYVTVTEDKSGNGFRAENVILIGDKPNESALVRQGSSASNALSVPTVQKAIAVVQPLSQCMQTNTSLNVADRMPLTTQGMSFSTGGENVSNPGEESCDQSPSQAKTTLTVSASLTNESGQIVPKVRPEATVESGAERTVTQDSETSDVELAKTYSNFESEWSRSNCLHVEKVDSQPLSNLKCQATQRKELAGREMTTHVHVNQLSEETNEKVVSDEDIFELSSVPVIKWRLGKLKELVDTVQHPKCSETQVESKLLSLYWDGDGQKLIDAARSGILRNIMREVRSVCGDDMSSRSVIFSQVRHKNWAQVEEKCVILKHDSVYPEVPGQESSWLNTNKQLDDIDREFGFPWSLIYDQQTLQRGDEQPKRNCTENENSSDSASDMQTEVIQTERPAPSESDPKEIQRSSLAHRSTHTLSPVKKESENILFCDPFSSLEINVLPPEEAMRFFNGPLLQDKLGEDQLKLPVDVELNELKDYSVEDKSSEGVDVKLTTVKYEVDVQSEDYCCLSRWKAVFSGSTNSVSCKCQYKAELGLTKATVNAKMFVEGTLAVEPSTTNAEQRESLHLCKSNGTAEGEREGNPGKNGNPQSWKSTDIECQTFVLSDSESETDRPYTNGAKSLPLSKPPSLCLPIKCPNIIEVEIEDVFSSYEDFLKVSTPMSELVWDNVQPKQQLPGPLQKQMECVQSVTLEERILGGSEVIPTVTIPTSNLLRQPAEKISFLTSLSLAQRCHKHLSPKLNCSCKVKQKGVGHKRCVEGPHSKLSVPRKRRKIRQGLGPFIQLVPEVNLTDTDDDFEPPNTSASNSLEEERPSNGRNLQKPAEPGIGTKISRVITVSLALFGSSPQRTNGTVVTGQRKDHNSSRPRPFADKAPAPPITLSVNVKSWRIEPSETSPPVESPVRQRLFNEWENSFVPTKKTKSRGRASRLRNRRGFAPKIVCAEVAKNTVTSTSTDGSALSPERRATPERTVRAKQTLRHIERERILNGLKLRLKKSRIKVVPSSKPDTVEKSTNKIRSPALLPLEENSVLRFSVLPESFNFKDDSTSQTGSMKVGLWSAGPQKRYCPLTSSTTKVPKSSSTAFQEFQMKFKRLSQD; encoded by the exons ATGCAGACCTCTACCTGGCCCCAAAGTGGACCGGATCGATCAGTCACTGGACAATCCTCAAGTCCCCAAGTCACCAGTGGTCAGCTGAGTGGGAATCCGAGCACCTATTCTCATCAATATGGGCCGGTCAGACCATCTGTGGCGTATACACTTGGTAGGGAAGTCGGACCAGCGGTCCCATATACTCAAGGTGGTGAATGCCTACCACACAGCAGTCAAGTAACCAGTGTAGGTTACTGGAGTGGACAGACCCAGAATCAACAGGCACCCACAAAAGAGCAGGCCCTAATGGCCACTAGTCCCCTTTTGACATCACTCTTGACTAACAATGCAGCTGCACAATCAACTGGTGTTACATCACAAAGTGGATACCATCACACCCTGCCCGGAAGGGTTAACGATGCATTTAAACCCACTTTCCAGCAGGGACATGGGTCTTTAGGTGTTAATAGTAACAATTCACAGAGGTTGGTACAGAATGGTCAGGGTGCAACCATTCACTGCCCCTCTGATATTAATGCATCACTGAATACAAATTGTATTTATCTCCAAAGCCCAGCAAGTGGTAGTCAGCAGCTGGTACTTGGCAGACAAGAGGGGTCCTCCAGTGGTACCTCTGCTGCTCTTGCAATGGGTAGGAGTCCCAATCATGTCAATCATCAATGGACTGTAGTCAGTGGAAAGGATTCAAGTAGGATGGCAGTTCAAGCTCTTCATCAGGGGTATCCACAAACACCAAACTCTTTGCAAAGTGCACAGGAGACAAGTAGTGTACCATCAAGGACATCTCCACTGTCTCCCACAGCATATAAACAACTGTTGCATTTGATTCAAAATCAAAACAATAACAACAGGACTGAGATGAACAGGGTTCAACATGGCACACCTGTCCAAACTGACCCATCAAACCACAGTCAAATGTATCCCTTCCAACCTCTCACAGACAGCAACAACCAGGTCAATCTACCAAATGCTACAGTGGGGCAGTCAATGCCAATGCATAACATTAGCCAGAATCCTCAATACAATGTTATGCATAACCCTTCTCTTAATAATTTTCAAAGATATCGCCCTGCAGGCCTTACCAACCCACCACAACAGAACAGACTTGTGTCAAATTGTGCAAATATGAACAGTCAGGCAGGGGCCATTGAAAATAATGCACACCATGCCCCATATCCTAGGCCCCATATCGAAGGCGTATCCAACCTACATTACAAGGCAGGCGGCACCTATGTTCTGGTATCCAACACTGGACCATCTTCATCTGTGCCAAACGATAGTATACAGTCTTCAGTCGAGCACACCCGTGAGTCCGCTCCTCCACCATACCCAGGCCAACACTCCCATGGACCCGTGCTGAACAAGACGGGACATGTGGTTGGGGCAGGAGCACATTCTCTGCAATACATACCAAACCAAGGCTCAGCCCATACACTACATAACAAGCCAAAAAACGCCTATGTTTTGATATCCAACACTGGACCATCTTCTTCTGTGCTAAACCATGGTATGCAGTTTTCAGGCCAGCAAAACTGTGAGTCTGTGCCGCCGTCATACCCCATAAGACAGGGCTATTACGTAACGGTAACAGAGGACAAAAGTGGAAATGGATTTAGAGCAGAAAATGTTATTTTGATAGGAGATAAACCTAATGAAAGTGCTCTGGTGCGGCAAGGATCATCTGCAAGTAATGCCCTCTCTGTTCCTACGGTGCAGAAGGCCATCGCCGTTGTACAACCACTATCGCAGTGTATGCAGACAAACACATCTCTCAATGTGGCTGATAGAATGCCCTTGACTACCCAAGGTATGTCGTTCTCAACTGGTGGTGAAAATGTGAGCAACCCTGGGGAAGAATCTTGTGACCAAAGTCCATCACAAGCCAAAACAACTCTTACTGTATCTGCTTCTTTGACAAATGAATCTGGACAAATAGTCCCCAAGGTCAGACCAGAAGCTACAGTAGAATCGGGTGCTGAAAGAACAGTGACTCAGGATTCAGAAACTTCAGATGTTGAACTGGCCAAGACATATTCAAATTTTGAGTCTGAATGGTCACGATCAAACTGCTTACATGTAGAGAAAGTGGATTCTCAACCATTATCTAATTTGAAATGTCAAGCTACTCAGAGAAAAGAGTTAGCTGGCAGAGAAATGACCACTCATGTGCATGTTAACCAATTGAGTGAGGAAACAAATGAAAAAGTAGTTTCAGATGAGGACATTTTTGAATTGTCCTCAGTTCCTGTAATCAAATGGAGACTTGGTAAATTGAAGGAGTTGGTAGACACTGTGCAACATCCAAAATGCTCTGAGACACAAGTTGAAAGCAAGCTACTAAGCCTCTATTGGGATGGAGATGGGCAGAAGCTTATAGATGCTGCAAGATCTGGTATTTTACGGAATATAATGCGAGAGGTTCGATCTGTGTGTGGCGACGATATGTCATCACGGTCTGTCATATTTTCACAAGTCAGGCACAAAAACTGGGCTCAAGTTGAAGAGAAATGTGTCATTCTTAAACATGATTCTGTTTACCCCGAGGTCCCGGGTCAAGAGTCCTCATGGTTGAACACCAATAAGCAGCTTGATGACATAGACAGGGAGTTTGGATTCCCTTGGTCACTAATATATGACCAACAGACTCTTCAAAGAGGAGATGAACAACCAAAACGGAATTGTACCGAAAATGAAAATTCTTCAGACTCTGCCAGTGACATGCAGACTGAGGTGATTcagacagagagaccagcacCCTCTGAATCTGATCCTAAAGAAATTCAAAGGTCAAGTTTGGCACACAGATCTACACATACCCTCTCACCAGTTAAGAAAGAAAGTGAAAACATACTTTTTTGTGATCCATTTTCCTCCCTGGAGATCAACGTGCTGCCACCAGAAGAGGCTATGCGGTTTTTCAATGGACCGCTACTGCAAGACAAACTGGGAGAAGACCAGTTGAAATTGCCAGTGGATGTGGAGCTGAATGAGTTGAAAGATTACTCCGTGGAGGATAAATCATCTGAGGGTGTAGATGTAAAGTTGACGACTGTAAAGTACGAAGTGGATGTCCAATCAGAAGATTACTGTTGTCTCTCACGTTGGAAGGCAGTGTTCAGTGGGTCCACCAATTCTGTGTCCTGCAAATGCCAGTACAAGGCTGAATTGGGTTTGACAAAGGCCACTGTGAATGCGAAGATGTTTGTCGAGGGAACTTTGGCTGTTGAACCGAGCACAACAAATGCAGAACAAAGGGAAAGCCTGCATTTATGTAAATCAAATGGCAcagcagaaggagagagggaagggaatcCTGGTAAAAATGGGAATCCCCAATCATGGAAATCTACAGACATTGAATGCCAAACTTTTGTCTTGTCTGATAGTGAATCTGAGACTGATCGCCCATACACTAATGGGGCGAAGAGCTTGCCATTGTCAAAACCCCCATCACTGTGCCTGCCCATCAAGTGCCCAAACATTATTGAAGTTGAAATTGAAGATGTCTTCTCGAGCTATGAAGACTTTCTCAAAGTATCCACCCCAATGTCCGAGCTGGTGTGGGACAATGTACAGCCAAAGCAGCAACTACCAGGTCCACTCCAGAAACAAATGGAATGTGTACAAAGTGTCACTTTGGAAGAAAGGATCCTTGGGGGTAGTGAAGTCATTCCTACAGTTACCATTCCTACTTCTAATCTGCTACGCCAACCAGCAGAGAAAATCAGTTTTCTAACATCACTCTCCTTGGCACAAAGATGTCACAAGCATCTATCGCCTAAATTAAATTGTAGCTGCAAGGTTAAACAAAAAGGGGTTGGACACAAGAGATGTGTTGAAGGTCCTCATTCAAAATTGTCtgtcccaagaaagcgaaggaaAATAAGGCAAGGTTTGGGTCCCTTCATTCAACTTGTTCCTGAGGTCAACTTGACTGACACAGATGACGATTTCGAGCCCCCCAATACAAGTGCTTCTAACTCTTTGGAAGAAGAGCGACCTTCAAACGGTCGCAATCTCCAGAAGCCAGCAGAACCTGGAATTGGGACCAAGATTTCAAGGGTCATCACAGTAAGTCTGGCCTTGTTTGGTTCCTCGCCCCAGAGAACAAATGGGACTGTAGTAACTGGCCAACGCAAGGACCATAATTCTTCTCGACCTAGACCTTTTGCAGACAAAGCTCCAGCACCTCCTATAACCCTCAGTGTGAATGTCAAGTCCTGGAGGATAGAGCCCTCCGAGACCAGCCCGCCAGTGGAAAGCCCAGTCAGACAACGGCTCTTCAACGAGTGGGAGAacagttttgtgccaacaaagaAGACAAAGTCCAGGGGCAGAGCATCAAGACTACGAAACAGAAGAGGCTTTGCTCCGAAGATTGTTTGTGCTGAAGTTGCCAAAAATACTGTTACCTCGACCAGCACAGATGGTAGTGCATTATCCCCTGAAAGACGAGCCACACCAGAAAGAACCGTAAGGGCCAAGCAGACTTTGCGGCACATTGAAAGAGAGAGAATCTTAAATGGCCTGAAACTCAGACTGAAGAAATCTAGAATCAAGGTGGTGCCATCCAGCAAACCTGATACAGTGGAAAAAAGTACAAATAAGATCAGGAGCCCTGCTCTTTTGCCTCTTGAGGAGAACAGTGTTCTGAGGTTCAGTGTGCTGCCAGAGTCGTTCAACTTCAAAGATGACTCAACTTCACAGACTGGTTCAATGAAGG TAGGTTTATGGTCTGCTGGCCCTCAGAAGAGATATTGTCCTCTCACCTCTTCGACCACTAAAGTCCCCAAGTCTTCCTCCACTGCCTTCCAGGAGTTTCAGATGAAATTCAAGCGGCTATCCCAAGACTAG
- the si:ch211-106e7.2 gene encoding uncharacterized protein si:ch211-106e7.2 isoform X2 translates to MQTSTWPQSGPDRSVTGQSSSPQVTSGQLSGNPSTYSHQYGPVRPSVAYTLGREVGPAVPYTQGGECLPHSSQVTSVGYWSGQTQNQQAPTKEQALMATSPLLTSLLTNNAAAQSTGVTSQSGYHHTLPGRVNDAFKPTFQQGHGSLGVNSNNSQRLVQNGQGATIHCPSDINASLNTNCIYLQSPASGSQQLVLGRQEGSSSGTSAALAMGRSPNHVNHQWTVVSGKDSSRMAVQALHQGYPQTPNSLQSAQETSSVPSRTSPLSPTAYKQLLHLIQNQNNNNRTEMNRVQHGTPVQTDPSNHSQMYPFQPLTDSNNQVNLPNATVGQSMPMHNISQNPQYNVMHNPSLNNFQRYRPAGLTNPPQQNRLVSNCANMNSQAGAIENNAHHAPYPRPHIEGVSNLHYKAGGTYVLVSNTGPSSSVPNDSIQSSVEHTRESAPPPYPGQHSHGPVLNKTGHVVGAGAHSLQYIPNQGSAHTLHNKPKNAYVLISNTGPSSSVLNHGMQFSGQQNCESVPPSYPIRQGYYVTVTEDKSGNGFRAENVILIGDKPNESALVRQGSSASNALSVPTVQKAIAVVQPLSQCMQTNTSLNVADRMPLTTQGMSFSTGGENVSNPGEESCDQSPSQAKTTLTVSASLTNESGQIVPKVRPEATVESGAERTVTQDSETSDVELAKTYSNFESEWSRSNCLHVEKVDSQPLSNLKCQATQRKELAGREMTTHVHVNQLSEETNEKVVSDEDIFELSSVPVIKWRLGKLKELVDTVQHPKCSETQVESKLLSLYWDGDGQKLIDAARSGILRNIMREVRSVCGDDMSSRSVIFSQVRHKNWAQVEEKCVILKHDSVYPEVPGQESSWLNTNKQLDDIDREFGFPWSLIYDQQTLQRGDEQPKRNCTENENSSDSASDMQTEVIQTERPAPSESDPKEIQRSSLAHRSTHTLSPVKKESENILFCDPFSSLEINVLPPEEAMRFFNGPLLQDKLGEDQLKLPVDVELNELKDYSVEDKSSEGVDVKLTTVKYEVDVQSEDYCCLSRWKAVFSGSTNSVSCKCQYKAELGLTKATVNAKMFVEGTLAVEPSTTNAEQRESLHLCKSNGTAEGEREGNPGKNGNPQSWKSTDIECQTFVLSDSESETDRPYTNGAKSLPLSKPPSLCLPIKCPNIIEVEIEDVFSSYEDFLKVSTPMSELVWDNVQPKQQLPGPLQKQMECVQSVTLEERILGGSEVIPTVTIPTSNLLRQPAEKISFLTSLSLAQRCHKHLSPKLNCSCKVKQKGVGHKRCVEGPHSKLSVPRKRRKIRQGLGPFIQLVPEVNLTDTDDDFEPPNTSASNSLEEERPSNGRNLQKPAEPGIGTKISRVITVSLALFGSSPQRTNGTVVTGQRKDHNSSRPRPFADKAPAPPITLSVNVKSWRIEPSETSPPVESPVRQRLFNEWENSFVPTKKTKSRGRASRLRNRRGFAPKIVCAEVAKNTVTSTSTDGSALSPERRATPERTVRAKQTLRHIERERILNGLKLRLKKSRIKVVPSSKPDTVEKSTNKIRSPALLPLEENSVLRFSVLPESFNFKDDSTSQTGSMKEMAGADAVATTTESPKTIVRKSQGLWSAGPQKRYCPLTSSTTKVPKSSSTAFQEFQMKFKRLSQD, encoded by the exons ATGCAGACCTCTACCTGGCCCCAAAGTGGACCGGATCGATCAGTCACTGGACAATCCTCAAGTCCCCAAGTCACCAGTGGTCAGCTGAGTGGGAATCCGAGCACCTATTCTCATCAATATGGGCCGGTCAGACCATCTGTGGCGTATACACTTGGTAGGGAAGTCGGACCAGCGGTCCCATATACTCAAGGTGGTGAATGCCTACCACACAGCAGTCAAGTAACCAGTGTAGGTTACTGGAGTGGACAGACCCAGAATCAACAGGCACCCACAAAAGAGCAGGCCCTAATGGCCACTAGTCCCCTTTTGACATCACTCTTGACTAACAATGCAGCTGCACAATCAACTGGTGTTACATCACAAAGTGGATACCATCACACCCTGCCCGGAAGGGTTAACGATGCATTTAAACCCACTTTCCAGCAGGGACATGGGTCTTTAGGTGTTAATAGTAACAATTCACAGAGGTTGGTACAGAATGGTCAGGGTGCAACCATTCACTGCCCCTCTGATATTAATGCATCACTGAATACAAATTGTATTTATCTCCAAAGCCCAGCAAGTGGTAGTCAGCAGCTGGTACTTGGCAGACAAGAGGGGTCCTCCAGTGGTACCTCTGCTGCTCTTGCAATGGGTAGGAGTCCCAATCATGTCAATCATCAATGGACTGTAGTCAGTGGAAAGGATTCAAGTAGGATGGCAGTTCAAGCTCTTCATCAGGGGTATCCACAAACACCAAACTCTTTGCAAAGTGCACAGGAGACAAGTAGTGTACCATCAAGGACATCTCCACTGTCTCCCACAGCATATAAACAACTGTTGCATTTGATTCAAAATCAAAACAATAACAACAGGACTGAGATGAACAGGGTTCAACATGGCACACCTGTCCAAACTGACCCATCAAACCACAGTCAAATGTATCCCTTCCAACCTCTCACAGACAGCAACAACCAGGTCAATCTACCAAATGCTACAGTGGGGCAGTCAATGCCAATGCATAACATTAGCCAGAATCCTCAATACAATGTTATGCATAACCCTTCTCTTAATAATTTTCAAAGATATCGCCCTGCAGGCCTTACCAACCCACCACAACAGAACAGACTTGTGTCAAATTGTGCAAATATGAACAGTCAGGCAGGGGCCATTGAAAATAATGCACACCATGCCCCATATCCTAGGCCCCATATCGAAGGCGTATCCAACCTACATTACAAGGCAGGCGGCACCTATGTTCTGGTATCCAACACTGGACCATCTTCATCTGTGCCAAACGATAGTATACAGTCTTCAGTCGAGCACACCCGTGAGTCCGCTCCTCCACCATACCCAGGCCAACACTCCCATGGACCCGTGCTGAACAAGACGGGACATGTGGTTGGGGCAGGAGCACATTCTCTGCAATACATACCAAACCAAGGCTCAGCCCATACACTACATAACAAGCCAAAAAACGCCTATGTTTTGATATCCAACACTGGACCATCTTCTTCTGTGCTAAACCATGGTATGCAGTTTTCAGGCCAGCAAAACTGTGAGTCTGTGCCGCCGTCATACCCCATAAGACAGGGCTATTACGTAACGGTAACAGAGGACAAAAGTGGAAATGGATTTAGAGCAGAAAATGTTATTTTGATAGGAGATAAACCTAATGAAAGTGCTCTGGTGCGGCAAGGATCATCTGCAAGTAATGCCCTCTCTGTTCCTACGGTGCAGAAGGCCATCGCCGTTGTACAACCACTATCGCAGTGTATGCAGACAAACACATCTCTCAATGTGGCTGATAGAATGCCCTTGACTACCCAAGGTATGTCGTTCTCAACTGGTGGTGAAAATGTGAGCAACCCTGGGGAAGAATCTTGTGACCAAAGTCCATCACAAGCCAAAACAACTCTTACTGTATCTGCTTCTTTGACAAATGAATCTGGACAAATAGTCCCCAAGGTCAGACCAGAAGCTACAGTAGAATCGGGTGCTGAAAGAACAGTGACTCAGGATTCAGAAACTTCAGATGTTGAACTGGCCAAGACATATTCAAATTTTGAGTCTGAATGGTCACGATCAAACTGCTTACATGTAGAGAAAGTGGATTCTCAACCATTATCTAATTTGAAATGTCAAGCTACTCAGAGAAAAGAGTTAGCTGGCAGAGAAATGACCACTCATGTGCATGTTAACCAATTGAGTGAGGAAACAAATGAAAAAGTAGTTTCAGATGAGGACATTTTTGAATTGTCCTCAGTTCCTGTAATCAAATGGAGACTTGGTAAATTGAAGGAGTTGGTAGACACTGTGCAACATCCAAAATGCTCTGAGACACAAGTTGAAAGCAAGCTACTAAGCCTCTATTGGGATGGAGATGGGCAGAAGCTTATAGATGCTGCAAGATCTGGTATTTTACGGAATATAATGCGAGAGGTTCGATCTGTGTGTGGCGACGATATGTCATCACGGTCTGTCATATTTTCACAAGTCAGGCACAAAAACTGGGCTCAAGTTGAAGAGAAATGTGTCATTCTTAAACATGATTCTGTTTACCCCGAGGTCCCGGGTCAAGAGTCCTCATGGTTGAACACCAATAAGCAGCTTGATGACATAGACAGGGAGTTTGGATTCCCTTGGTCACTAATATATGACCAACAGACTCTTCAAAGAGGAGATGAACAACCAAAACGGAATTGTACCGAAAATGAAAATTCTTCAGACTCTGCCAGTGACATGCAGACTGAGGTGATTcagacagagagaccagcacCCTCTGAATCTGATCCTAAAGAAATTCAAAGGTCAAGTTTGGCACACAGATCTACACATACCCTCTCACCAGTTAAGAAAGAAAGTGAAAACATACTTTTTTGTGATCCATTTTCCTCCCTGGAGATCAACGTGCTGCCACCAGAAGAGGCTATGCGGTTTTTCAATGGACCGCTACTGCAAGACAAACTGGGAGAAGACCAGTTGAAATTGCCAGTGGATGTGGAGCTGAATGAGTTGAAAGATTACTCCGTGGAGGATAAATCATCTGAGGGTGTAGATGTAAAGTTGACGACTGTAAAGTACGAAGTGGATGTCCAATCAGAAGATTACTGTTGTCTCTCACGTTGGAAGGCAGTGTTCAGTGGGTCCACCAATTCTGTGTCCTGCAAATGCCAGTACAAGGCTGAATTGGGTTTGACAAAGGCCACTGTGAATGCGAAGATGTTTGTCGAGGGAACTTTGGCTGTTGAACCGAGCACAACAAATGCAGAACAAAGGGAAAGCCTGCATTTATGTAAATCAAATGGCAcagcagaaggagagagggaagggaatcCTGGTAAAAATGGGAATCCCCAATCATGGAAATCTACAGACATTGAATGCCAAACTTTTGTCTTGTCTGATAGTGAATCTGAGACTGATCGCCCATACACTAATGGGGCGAAGAGCTTGCCATTGTCAAAACCCCCATCACTGTGCCTGCCCATCAAGTGCCCAAACATTATTGAAGTTGAAATTGAAGATGTCTTCTCGAGCTATGAAGACTTTCTCAAAGTATCCACCCCAATGTCCGAGCTGGTGTGGGACAATGTACAGCCAAAGCAGCAACTACCAGGTCCACTCCAGAAACAAATGGAATGTGTACAAAGTGTCACTTTGGAAGAAAGGATCCTTGGGGGTAGTGAAGTCATTCCTACAGTTACCATTCCTACTTCTAATCTGCTACGCCAACCAGCAGAGAAAATCAGTTTTCTAACATCACTCTCCTTGGCACAAAGATGTCACAAGCATCTATCGCCTAAATTAAATTGTAGCTGCAAGGTTAAACAAAAAGGGGTTGGACACAAGAGATGTGTTGAAGGTCCTCATTCAAAATTGTCtgtcccaagaaagcgaaggaaAATAAGGCAAGGTTTGGGTCCCTTCATTCAACTTGTTCCTGAGGTCAACTTGACTGACACAGATGACGATTTCGAGCCCCCCAATACAAGTGCTTCTAACTCTTTGGAAGAAGAGCGACCTTCAAACGGTCGCAATCTCCAGAAGCCAGCAGAACCTGGAATTGGGACCAAGATTTCAAGGGTCATCACAGTAAGTCTGGCCTTGTTTGGTTCCTCGCCCCAGAGAACAAATGGGACTGTAGTAACTGGCCAACGCAAGGACCATAATTCTTCTCGACCTAGACCTTTTGCAGACAAAGCTCCAGCACCTCCTATAACCCTCAGTGTGAATGTCAAGTCCTGGAGGATAGAGCCCTCCGAGACCAGCCCGCCAGTGGAAAGCCCAGTCAGACAACGGCTCTTCAACGAGTGGGAGAacagttttgtgccaacaaagaAGACAAAGTCCAGGGGCAGAGCATCAAGACTACGAAACAGAAGAGGCTTTGCTCCGAAGATTGTTTGTGCTGAAGTTGCCAAAAATACTGTTACCTCGACCAGCACAGATGGTAGTGCATTATCCCCTGAAAGACGAGCCACACCAGAAAGAACCGTAAGGGCCAAGCAGACTTTGCGGCACATTGAAAGAGAGAGAATCTTAAATGGCCTGAAACTCAGACTGAAGAAATCTAGAATCAAGGTGGTGCCATCCAGCAAACCTGATACAGTGGAAAAAAGTACAAATAAGATCAGGAGCCCTGCTCTTTTGCCTCTTGAGGAGAACAGTGTTCTGAGGTTCAGTGTGCTGCCAGAGTCGTTCAACTTCAAAGATGACTCAACTTCACAGACTGGTTCAATGAAGG AAATGGCTGGTGCTGATGCTGTTGCTACGACAACTGAGAGTCCTAAAACAATAGTCCGGAAATCCCAAG GTTTATGGTCTGCTGGCCCTCAGAAGAGATATTGTCCTCTCACCTCTTCGACCACTAAAGTCCCCAAGTCTTCCTCCACTGCCTTCCAGGAGTTTCAGATGAAATTCAAGCGGCTATCCCAAGACTAG